The DNA window CCAGCGCGCGGTGCTCAAGCCGTACGGCATGGTGCTGGTCACCGGGCCCACGGGATCGGGCAAAACCAACACGCTGTATTCCTCGGTTTCGCTGCTCAATAAGCCGGACACCAATATTTTGACGGCGGAAGATCCGGTGGAATTTCAGTTGCACGGCGTAAACCAGGTGCAGATGAAGGAGTCCATCGGCTTGAACTTTGCCGCAGCGCTGCGCGCCTTCCTGCGCCAGGACCCCAACGTGATCCTGGTGGGCGAGATCCGCGACTTTGAGACCGCGGAAATCGCCATCAAGGCCGCGCTCACCGGACACCTGGTGCTGTCCACGCTGCACACCAACGGCGCGCCGGAAACCATCAGCCGCCTGATGAACATGGGAATCGAACCATTCCTGGTGGCCACCGCGGTACATCTAATCTGCGCCCAGCGCCTGGTGCGCCGCATCTGCGCTGAGTGCCGCGAAGAAGTGCCGCTGCCGCCGCAAGCCAAGATTGAAGCCGGGTTCACCCCGGAAGAATCGCGTTCCGCCAAAATCTTCAAAGGCCGGGGCTGCAACACCTGCAATGGCACCGGCTACAAGGGCCGCACCGGCCTGTACGAAGTGATGGAAGTTGACGACGACATCCGCGAGCTGATCCTGATTGGCGCTTCCGCCGTGGAACTGAAGAAGAAAGCCATGGAGCACGGGATGATCACCCTGCGGCGCAGCGGACTGATCAAAGTAAAGGACGGCCTGACCACGCTGGAAGAAGTTGCCCGGGAGACGATCCACTAGAGTTTGTAGATTTGTAGAAGGGAAGACAGACGGAATTATGAACATATCGCTAAGTGATCTGCTGAAGAAGATGTTGGATATGGCGGGCAGCGACCTGCACATTACCACCAATTCGCCGCCCCAGGTGCGTGTCCACGGCCATTTACAGCCGCTGGATATGCCGCCACTGACTCCTTCTGAAACCAAGCAGCTGGCGTACAGCGTGCTCACCGACGCGCAGAAGCACCGCTTTGAAGAGAACCTGGAGCTGGACTTCTCCTTTGGACTGAAAGGCCTGGCCCGTTTCCGCGGCAACTGCTTCAACCAGCGCGGCGCGGTGGGCGCCGTCTATCGCGTGATTCCGTTTGAGATCAAGACCTTCCAGCAGCTCAACCTTCCGCCCATTGTGGCCAAGCTGTGTGAAAAACCGCGCGGCCTGGTGCTGGTGACCGGTCCCACGGGCTCGGGCAAATCCACCACGCTGGCCGCCATGCTGGACAAGATCAACATCGAGCGGCATGACCACATCATCACCATTGAAGACCCGATCGAATTCGTCCACCAGAACAAGAGTTGCCTGGTGAACCAGCGTGAAGTGCACTCTGACACCAAGTC is part of the Terriglobia bacterium genome and encodes:
- a CDS encoding type IV pilus twitching motility protein PilT, whose translation is MNISLSDLLKKMLDMAGSDLHITTNSPPQVRVHGHLQPLDMPPLTPSETKQLAYSVLTDAQKHRFEENLELDFSFGLKGLARFRGNCFNQRGAVGAVYRVIPFEIKTFQQLNLPPIVAKLCEKPRGLVLVTGPTGSGKSTTLAAMLDKINIERHDHIITIEDPIEFVHQNKSCLVNQREVHSDTKSFSDALRAALREDPDVVLIGEMRDLETIESALRIAETGHLTFGTLHTNSAASTINRIIDVFPSHQQSQIRAQLSLVLEGILCQTLLPRVGGSGRCMAMEILVPNAAVRNLIREDKIHQVYSSMQSGQDRFGMQTFNQALATLYFQKQITLETALQRSSMPDELQDMINRGVIATRTPAAAATLRR